In the Mobula birostris isolate sMobBir1 chromosome 25, sMobBir1.hap1, whole genome shotgun sequence genome, tgagtgagtatagctgCAAGGTAGCAGATGTTTGAGGCCagtgttttccttctagatgagtcACCGAGTCCCATCAGCCTGACGCTACTGTTTTTAAGGTGCTAGTAACTAATCTTTGCTCTGGTAACTAATCTTTGCTCTggctcctgtcagtagaaatgaacTTAGTAGCCAAGCCAcgcatgaaggccaggagttggttgtcagaggctatttgaggtgcacacctttgagagcatttaataagtGGTGGGATCTTATCTCCTCCTTTCCCCTGCCCCCAGCtaaaacaaccttaaggaaccattcatgaatcattttattttaaaattaccTTTATAGAGACATGTTCCATCCACTTGCAGGAATCCAAATAGCCTTTCATCTATTGCCACTATTCTTAACAAAGGCTGTTGGTAACCATTACAAATGTCACTGAAATCAATGCTATACAAATAAACAGAAGTGCATGTTGTAAAGTACATATCATTCTAATGTTGCTAATCTGAATAATGCTGTCATTTTATATGATGGACAGTTGAGTAATGTTAATTTTCTTGGGTGTAATCCAGAAATAATTAATTCAGAGATTAATTTTGCTAATAGTCTGAATCCAAAACGTATGGCAGATAATCTTATAGTCTCTGCAGTTGAGAATATTGTTCAAAAAATAGATCCTAAGGGCCTAATTCTTGTCTCTTCCTCTTAGGTTTTGAAGAATTAAATGGTGATGCAGGGTCGGAGGACGAACTTGAATCTACAGCAAGCCAGGAAACTGAAGAGTTAAACTTGATTTCTTCCAGCACAGTTAACGGCAGGAAGCAATTTGTAGACACTAATTTCAACCCCAGGCACACAACAAAAACTATTGTACACAACAGAGTGGTTAATAAAACAAAGAATTATAATCAAAAAAACAGTATGGACAAAAAAAATGATAAAGTCTTTGAGAATAAATCTAGAGACAGCAGATCAATTGAGAAAAAGGAGGCTTTGTCGTTTCTCAATGGTGTTATATCTAGCAGCTCTGGGTGTATTACAAATGGATTTTCTGTCAAGAATTCAGCTGACAATGATGGTAGTGGGTCTGAGAGTGGTTACACTACCCCGAAGAAACGCAAGGGCAGGAGGAATAGCGACAAAGGTGTTGAGAACTTAAATTTGTTTCAAGACAAAATCATGCAGCACGAGGGGAATCCACTAACCCCAAAATTAGATCTCGAGAACACCAAACTTGAGTTACCTGAGCAGAAGGCAAGTCGTTTGGAAAATGCTAAACCTAGTGGTAGGTATGAACTGGCAACAGTTAATGCAGCTGGAGCTCGTGGGAAGGTGGGAGTTGGTGAAACTCAACGAAAAAATTCAGATGGAAAACCTAGTGGAGGTAAGAAATATGAAGAGAAACCTAAATCAAAAGCAGCATCTGTAACTTCAAAGGAAGATTCCTGGACCCTCTTTAAGCCACCTCCGGTCTTCCCAGTGGACAACAGTAGTGCAAAAATTGTTCCGAAGATTAGTTATGCAAGTAAAGTTAAAGAGAACCTCAACAAATCATCCTCTAATCAGTCACTGGCTCTGGACACTCAGACACAAGCTTCAGGTCGTTTGTCACAGGTTCCTATGTCTGCTGTGAAAACTGTCACCTCAACTAGCTTTTCCAATGGCTTGGCTTCAGTAGTGACTGATGGGCATATTGGTGTTTCAGGGGTCCAGACAGTTACTACTGCCAACACTGTAGTGCCTgcctcatctgggagtgaaacttcTGTGTCTCCTGATGGCACAGACCCAGtggccacagaacaaagaaagcaGGGTCTCTTTGTCTACCCTTCAAATATGCAATCGGTGCTTCCTGGCACAACACAGGTGGAACTACCGTCACAAACAACTCAACAAAACCTGGGGGATATTTTCCAGAACCAGTGGGGGTTATCTTTTATAAATGAGCCAAGTGCTGGCCCTGAGCTAGCCACTGTAAAATCTGTGGACAACCCACCTCTGGATTTGACATTTCAAGCTGAGTGTGCAGTCACTTTGGTTTCACAGGGCGCTGAACTATCTTCAGGATCTGAAATTCCTGTGTTTCCAAAGGCATATGAACTCGACAAACGGACTAGCCCTCAGGTTCTCAGCAGTGTCATGAAGACTGCCACAGTGGCTGCTAGTGTCTCTGCTGAGAGCACGGCCCGGTCTATGGAGCCACATGTTAGTGAACTGCAAAAGATGGCTGCTACGAGCCAAAGTGCAATAGGTTTTGCCCCGAAGGGCTTTGGGAATGAAACACCACAACAGGCCTCTTCTACCAGTGCTTTGGTGCCATCAGCCAAAGAACACCATCCAAGGTACCACAGAGGCTCTGACAGAAAAGACAGCTTTGGGTCATTTGACTTGAAATCCGCTGTTATGTATCACACTAAAGGTAATATTTTAATGGTGTTTTCACACAAATGGAACTACGCTCGGTTCTTAGAAACTTGAGTTATCTGTGTAGCTTTCTGCATCTTATTGCCTGTTTATATTGGAAATGAAAACATCTATTCAGGTAGCAGATTCAAATCTCAGAAGCTTGGTATATATCAACAAGGTGCCATTTGAGAGGAATATCAGTGAAACACAAGATATTTGAATCTGgaacaacaatctgctggagggactcagtaggTCGAGTAGCATCTGAGAGaaaaattgttgatgtttcaggtcgaaatGGCACCAGTtctgatgctgctcaacccattgaGTTTCATCAGCTGATTGTTTATTGGGAGGAATATCATACCAGTATGCAAGTCAAGCTGGTATGATAGTCCAGTTTGAAAAGGTCAGTAAATGGTAACCCATCAAGAAATATTTATTGAACTGTCAGTAGCTCTTTTTGTTCTTGTACTATTGTCAAGTGTTGTCACTCTGCTCTGTCAATTGTTCCTGTAATTTCCAGCAGCAATTAAACCTAGATCCATTTTGCTGTCTATACCTTGCACCACATCTCATTGAAACTCAACCTTATAAAATTCATACAGGTTGCAAGGAGAATGTTTCTTCTGGTTAAGGAGTCTAGAACCAGTTCACTCAGGGGGTAGTGAGTTATTGAAATTCTGTAGTCCAGAGGAATGTGGGGGCTCACCCAATTTGGATCCTTAGTTTCAAATCATAAATGGATGATATAGGTTGTTTTAGTGCTGCTAATGGTAGGGTGAAACTTCATCTTGCAGCAATAATTGTTGATTACTGCTAATCAAGGATTCATCTGGCCCTCCTGTTAAGCAGTATGAAATTTTATAGTGATTTTCTTTTGATGAATGTTATGTAATATTATTGAATGTCAGTTGGTTCTATTACTCAGGAGTGTGCAGGTATATGTTGACATTTTGGCAACAATCAAAATGTCTTAATTAGGCAACTATATATTTGTGATTATTGGCATATACCAAATTAAACTGCTAATTTTGTACAAGGACAATGTTTTGATGTGCTTATGCTACAAGAGTGGCTCATTTGGAAATGAAGAGGGGCTATGGCTTCCATAAGTGATAAGACGAAATCTCTTTGATTTGCTTTTGGTCACAAGCTGCTCTGACCAATGTATTTATTGTCCTGGACTTCAGTGTCTgtgaagagcaaaaaaaaaggaatttaATATCTTTTAATTGACATGGATTGTATTGAGACTGGTAAGCAAGGAGAGGTAGCAGCTGTCTCGTTgtcatacagtattgtgcaaaagtcctaaACACACtagattttttaatataaattttgtttgatttttttctGTTGCATTAGTGTCAGTAGAAatgagcaaattttagatttccaaatgtTCATTTTTCCGAAAAAAAtccttgattttttttatatctaTCTTTATGTGATATATTAAGTAATAGATTTCTTTACCTAAATAAATTCTGTACTAGTTAGTTTTTCAAATAGAAGTTTGGTTACTTTGTAGGTACTTAGCCCAGTGTATGATTAAATGAAGGTAAACGTGCTGATGAacaatgacataatgagttgaatgaactaaactggtTAACTAAAACAAACGAGCATAGAAGGAGTCCAGCTGGGTAACagacaaccaaactaaaagctGAGGGTTTGGCAGATGTGACAGTGTACTCTTTAAAtaatcaattcttacaccatggcaagagtgagcatagcaacaaaACACAAGGTCAGTATCATCAAgatctctcccaagcagaaatttccCAGCAGACAAGAGTTTCAATACATGTTGTCCAATCTCTTCTGGAAAATGTGCGAAGAAACGGGCATGGTTGAGAACCAGAAACAGAAGTCAGCTGTAGAAACTAGGTGCAGCAGTCAAGAGATGCATCAAACTGATATTCCTTCTAAATTAGAAGTCCAGCACTactatcagctctgaactcaaaGAAACCACTGGAAACCAAGTACACTCCTGTACAGCCCAGAGAAGTCTTGTTAGAAGtagtcttcatggaagagttgctgccaaaaagccattcctcaAACATGGAAACAAAGCTAAAAGGTTCACTTAAGCACATGAACTCTAGGATTGGGGTGCTGAGCAGGGGGCAGTTTGTCCATAGAAGAGTTGGAGAGCACTAGATGGATaagtgtctgcagccaacagtgaagcacgGTGGAGGTTCCCTCCAGGTTTGGGGCTGCATTTTTTCAAAGGAGTTGGTGATTTGGTCAAAATTAATGGAATCTTCAGTGCTGAGAAGTATAAGCAGATTCTCGTCCATCACGTAGTACATTTGGAAAGGTGTCTGATCAGTCCCAACCTCATTCTGCAACAGGACAATGACCCCCAATCACatggccaaggtcataaagaaaagaaaaacaaggaGTTCTACATCAGATGGTATGTCCTCCACAGAGCCCTAaactcaacatcatcaaggctgtccAAGATTACCTAGAGCGACAGAAGCAAGCAAAATGGCCAAAGTCTGTAAAAGAACTATGGCAAGTTCTCCAGGATGCGCGGAAtaacctaccagccgatttttCTTTTAAAACTGCACTACAgtatacctaagagaattgatacagttttaaaggcaaagggtgattaTTCCAAATATTGATTTGTTGTAGTTTTgtgactgtttactgctctttatagtacttttttgatatttagaaacttaattttcattatttttgaaagcttctttgctttacagattttttttgcatGTGCCCGAGACTTTTGTACAGAACTGTATGTACTAGCAAAAAAGAGGGTGATAACAGATTGTTTGTtgagaaggacaagccaatggtACCAAGATTCAGTGATGGCTAGACCAGGGGTAAGCTGCAATAGGTTTGTCTATGAACAGATTGTCCTTTAGACTTTGAAATGGTAAAGGGAATGAATTTGAATAATTGTAAACTGCTAGAAAAATTAGATTATTTTAATTGATTTGTAAAGTATTATTTTATCTCAGTTTGAGGGAGATGTTGAAATTCTTAATTATTTTCTCCGTGTTCCTTGGGATTCCATTTGGTTAACATTTAGTTCCAACAATTACTGGTAGATATCCTTTACAGTCACCATTGTCAGTTGAAAGTTCAGAGGTGGAAATATCAATATTTTCCATTTACGCAAATATTTTTGATCTAATAACTAAAATATAAATTCTGTTAGTCTCACTAACACTACCTGCTGAGAAACAGATGCAAGGTATTTGGTATTAGACCAGAAAGAGTAGGGAAGCTGATGTTGGCTTATGGTGTAGCTGAGAGTGCTAACTCAAATCATAGTGAGCATTTACAAAGGTAAATAGTAATTTGGTCACAAACTGCAAGAAGGTAGAATTTCAATTGGCCTTTGTTGCCAGGAAGATGTGTGGTAAGAATATAAAAAACAGCTTTGAGATTATGTCTTTGAGACAAATATGGATTTGGTAAATTGAATGCAAGGATGAGGAAAAAGTATATAGGATCGGCAAATATCAAGTGAAGTTTAGAAGGACGATATTTTTGCAGAAGGTTCTGATTGGAATTGTGAAGTTTATTACAACAGAACAAATATTAAATCTCATTCACTTTTCTACCTATCCCACAACTGTACAAAAACTAGAATAGTTCCCTTGGTTAATTTTTGGGATGAGCAGGCTGTGCCATTGAGAGGCTGAATAGATTGGGTCTAAATTCTTTGGCATTTAGGAAAATGAAGGATGACTTATTCTAGGGGACTTGGCAAaaatattgccgtgctttcagtAGTAGAAAAGTCTTGAACAATAGAACA is a window encoding:
- the nufip2 gene encoding FMR1-interacting protein NUFIP2 encodes the protein MTQAQCQPPTPPPSPRRPAVSSPRSMDEKCSREQLSAPAPLANGDAQQQRGGGDLITKASDVSDGQKAKKKKKAGFEELNGDAGSEDELESTASQETEELNLISSSTVNGRKQFVDTNFNPRHTTKTIVHNRVVNKTKNYNQKNSMDKKNDKVFENKSRDSRSIEKKEALSFLNGVISSSSGCITNGFSVKNSADNDGSGSESGYTTPKKRKGRRNSDKGVENLNLFQDKIMQHEGNPLTPKLDLENTKLELPEQKASRLENAKPSGRYELATVNAAGARGKVGVGETQRKNSDGKPSGGKKYEEKPKSKAASVTSKEDSWTLFKPPPVFPVDNSSAKIVPKISYASKVKENLNKSSSNQSLALDTQTQASGRLSQVPMSAVKTVTSTSFSNGLASVVTDGHIGVSGVQTVTTANTVVPASSGSETSVSPDGTDPVATEQRKQGLFVYPSNMQSVLPGTTQVELPSQTTQQNLGDIFQNQWGLSFINEPSAGPELATVKSVDNPPLDLTFQAECAVTLVSQGAELSSGSEIPVFPKAYELDKRTSPQVLSSVMKTATVAASVSAESTARSMEPHVSELQKMAATSQSAIGFAPKGFGNETPQQASSTSALVPSAKEHHPRYHRGSDRKDSFGSFDLKSAVMYHTKEMDSIWNLHKQDPSRVVTYDESMDRPGQ